GCACTATCTCCGGATGATTGCGCGAATGTTGCAATCTTAACAAAATCAGCGCCTTTTGATTGCGAATCATGTATTATTTCTTCAAGATATTTGGTATTCGCAGTTTGGTCGAAATCATGATATGAGATGATCACTTTTGATCCCATTCTTTTTGCCAGATCGACCAAAGGTTTCCGGTAAGTATCTTCCGATTCGTATTCAATATCCACATAAGTAGCTCCCGAACGGATGGAAGCGGATAACTGAACTGTTCGTTCACGTTCGGAATACTTCCCCGGACGACAGGTAGCCACCCATTTTCGACAACGTAAAGAAAGTAATTCTATGTTTTCCGGTTCAAGGTCCATTAGATCCAGACGAACCTCAACCAGTGGAAAAACCGAAGCCAGTTGCATACAGGTATTAAACCCTACATTACCGATACTGATACATATTTTTTCATTCATTTTCAGCGTCCTCAAGTTGTGAGTAATACTTCATGAATTGAATACGCTCATAAGACATGGGGGAATCGGTTTCCACCTGATTCATTTTTCCGGAAAACTGATCAATATAATGTAGTCCTTTGTGTTGCATCCACTTTTCGATTTCATCCAGGATGGTCGTAATATGGGCCAGACCATTATTATATAGCGTAGAGACAATCTGAACGGCTGAGGCGCCGACCAATAACATTTTGATGACATCACGTCCGCTGTGTACGCCTGTTGAAGCACATAAATCGCAGGAAACATCAGAGGATTTTATAGCGATCCATCTCAAAACATTGGATAATTCGGCAGGAGTGCTGAATGTATTGATTGCTTCTACTTTCATTTCATCGATATTGATGTCGGGACTGAAAAAACGGTTGAACATCACAATCCCATTGATTCCGGTACCAGACAGTTGATCGATGAAACGACTAAGATCGGCAAAATAAGGACTTATCTTTACAGCAAGAGGGATACTTATTTTTTCCCGTACTTTATGGATGATATCCAGATGCCTTTTTTCTATATCGTCCGAAGATAACCGGGCATTGAATCCCTGCAGGGCAATATTCAGTTCCAAAGCATCTGCTCCTGCATCCTGTAATTTTGAAGCAAATGATATCCACTCATGCGCAGATACACAATTAATACTTGCAATGATCGGGATCTGTATTTTTTTCTTTCCTTCACAGATGGTATCCAGATAGTTCGACAGATATTCTTCTTTAACTGTGGTATCTATATAATCAAATGTTTCCGAATTCCGAAAATACACCATACCGTTCTTTTTCGCCTCTTGAATGTTGTAATCAGCGTTAAGATAGATCTGTTCTTCAAACAAAGATTTCATGACAATAGCCGAGACCCCGCTTTGTTCCAATCTTTGTAAGCCATTAACAGAATTAGTTAAACCTGAACTACCGGCGATAACAGGATTTTTTAAATTTAATCCTAAATATTTGACTGATAACTCTACCATAAGTATGTATTTTATTGAGTTGTTTCGGTTATTGAGTGCATGTTATCGTAATCCAATGCAATACTTATTTGCTCTTTATATAATTTAATGGTTTTCTCCAGTCCGAAATACAGTGCATCGGATATTAGTGCATGACCGATAGACACTTCTTTGGTAAAAGGAATATGGGAAATGAAATAACACAAATTATCCAGGCTTAAATCATGTCCGGCATTGATATCCAAACCAAGAGACCTGGCAACCAGTGCAGCTTCATGAAATGGCGTGATGGCAGCTTTCTTATTTTTTTCATACTGGTGGGCATAAGGGCCAGTGTATAGTTCTATCCTGTCCGTCCCCGTTTGAGCAGCTGCTTCGATCATTTTCGGATCTGCATTTATAAACAAAGATGTCCGGATTCCGGATTGTTTCAACTCCTTTATAATATCTTTCAGATAATCCTGATGAGTGATGGTATTCCATCCTGCATCCGAAGTCAATGCGTCGGCAGCATCCGGAACCAATGTCGCCTGATGGGGTCTGACTTCCAGAACCAATTGTATGAACGAGCTTGTGGGATTACCTTCGATATTGAATTCAGTGGTTAGCTTTCCACGTAGGTTACGGACATCATCGTAACGAATATGCCGCTCATCCGGACGGGGATGAACGGTAATTCCATCCGCACCGAATTTTTCACAATCAAGGGCCACTTGTAATACGTCCGGGATGTTTCCTCCGCGTGCATTCCGGATGGTCGCTATTTTATTGATATTTACGCTTAATACTGTACTCAAAATAAGAAAATATGTGTGTATTATATAATGTATAAATTAACCTCCGGACTTTTTCACTTTATATCCCTTTTGCTGTAGGAACAGCAATATTTTATCCCGAAAATCGCCCTGGATCAGGATTTCTCCGTCTTTTGCCGATCCGCCTACACCACATTTGGTTTTAAGTTCTTTGGATAATGAAACAAGATCTTCATTGGTTCCGATAAAACCGGTAATCAGGGTGACCGATTTACCGCCCCGGTTTTTCCTGTCCAGCATCACCCGAAGATCCTGCCGGGAAGGCGGTAATGTTTCCTGTTCGTCTGTTCCATCAAATTGATATTGAAAATCAGGATTGGTGGAATATACAATATTGATACGATTTTTCGCTTGTTTTGCCATGTCGGATTACGTCATTTCAAGATGTACAAATGTACTACTTTTTTGTCTTTCCCATAGAGGAATGTACAATTTCAAATGATAAACATATGAATTGCCGACTTTGTTGAGAGCATATATATTTTTGTTCGTATTGACTATGTATTTGCCGGTTTCAGACAAATCCTGTTTTTACTTTCAGGACATCTTGCACGCAATCGTTTGCGTAAAATAATAACAGCGAATAGGTTCATATGTTGTATTTTTGGTTTTCTTTGTTTGATATTATAGATTAGGGGTATTTACCTGTTTATTCACTCTCAAAATCAAATGTTTTAATGAATATGAAATTTTATATCGTTCTCTTTGTTGCATGTTTGCACTTATTTTCTTCATATGCCCAGGAACTTCCTCCGGTTTTCGGACAGGAGTATTCCGGCAAGGTTTTTCACGATTCACGTGCTCGGTCTTATCTGACGCCACAACGCATTGTATGGAGAAATGATGGTGGTGGAAAACTGATCACAAATCCTGAGGGGTTATTGGAAAAAGGAAATAACGGACAAAGTGAATTAACCAACAAGCAGGTATGTACCATGCGCAGTACCACAAACGAATACGCGGCTATTCTACTTGACTTCGGAAAAGAAATACAGGGTGGTATACAGTTCGTTACTACTGCTGCCGGAAAACAAACCCCAGTAAAGATCCGCGTCCGTTTTGGCGAATCGGTAAGTGAAGCCATGAGTGATATCGGCAAGCAGGGTGCTACTAATGATCATGCTATGCGTGATTTTACCATGGAATTACCCTGGTTGGGAGTAGCCGAAATAGGAAACAGCGGATTCCGTTTTGTCCGTATTGACCTGTTGGAACCGGACCAGCAGCTGAGTCTCAAAGAGATCAATGCTGTTTTTGCCTACCGGGATATTCCTTACCTCGGTTCATTTCGTTGTAATGATGAACGATTGAACCAGATATGGATGACCGGAGCATATACTGTTCATCTGAACATGCAGGAATATTTATGGGATGGGATAAAACGCGACCGTCTGGTATGGTTGGGAGATTTACATCCGGAAGTAATGACGGTAAGTTCCGTATTCGGTTACAATGAAGTGGTGCCCAAAAGCCTGGATCTGGCCAGGGATATCACTCCTCTTCCCGGATGGATGAATGGAATGTGCTCTTATTCTTTGTGGTGGGTGATCATTCATCGTGACTGGTATCGTTATCAGGGAAGTTTGGATTATCTGAAAGAACAACAGACCTATCTGACAGGCCTGCTTAATTTGTTGTTTACCAAAGTAGATGAT
This genomic stretch from Bacteroidales bacterium harbors:
- a CDS encoding type I 3-dehydroquinate dehydratase, producing MNEKICISIGNVGFNTCMQLASVFPLVEVRLDLMDLEPENIELLSLRCRKWVATCRPGKYSERERTVQLSASIRSGATYVDIEYESEDTYRKPLVDLAKRMGSKVIISYHDFDQTANTKYLEEIIHDSQSKGADFVKIATFAQSSGDSARIMSLYEKHDHLIAFAMGDIGKITRIAAPILGAEFTFASIDETHITAPGQLTASQMEVMLQILETSQ
- a CDS encoding dihydroorotate dehydrogenase-like protein; translation: MVELSVKYLGLNLKNPVIAGSSGLTNSVNGLQRLEQSGVSAIVMKSLFEEQIYLNADYNIQEAKKNGMVYFRNSETFDYIDTTVKEEYLSNYLDTICEGKKKIQIPIIASINCVSAHEWISFASKLQDAGADALELNIALQGFNARLSSDDIEKRHLDIIHKVREKISIPLAVKISPYFADLSRFIDQLSGTGINGIVMFNRFFSPDINIDEMKVEAINTFSTPAELSNVLRWIAIKSSDVSCDLCASTGVHSGRDVIKMLLVGASAVQIVSTLYNNGLAHITTILDEIEKWMQHKGLHYIDQFSGKMNQVETDSPMSYERIQFMKYYSQLEDAENE
- a CDS encoding pyridoxine 5'-phosphate synthase, whose amino-acid sequence is MSTVLSVNINKIATIRNARGGNIPDVLQVALDCEKFGADGITVHPRPDERHIRYDDVRNLRGKLTTEFNIEGNPTSSFIQLVLEVRPHQATLVPDAADALTSDAGWNTITHQDYLKDIIKELKQSGIRTSLFINADPKMIEAAAQTGTDRIELYTGPYAHQYEKNKKAAITPFHEAALVARSLGLDINAGHDLSLDNLCYFISHIPFTKEVSIGHALISDALYFGLEKTIKLYKEQISIALDYDNMHSITETTQ
- a CDS encoding translation initiation factor, producing the protein MAKQAKNRINIVYSTNPDFQYQFDGTDEQETLPPSRQDLRVMLDRKNRGGKSVTLITGFIGTNEDLVSLSKELKTKCGVGGSAKDGEILIQGDFRDKILLFLQQKGYKVKKSGG
- a CDS encoding alpha-L-rhamnosidase; protein product: MKFYIVLFVACLHLFSSYAQELPPVFGQEYSGKVFHDSRARSYLTPQRIVWRNDGGGKLITNPEGLLEKGNNGQSELTNKQVCTMRSTTNEYAAILLDFGKEIQGGIQFVTTAAGKQTPVKIRVRFGESVSEAMSDIGKQGATNDHAMRDFTMELPWLGVAEIGNSGFRFVRIDLLEPDQQLSLKEINAVFAYRDIPYLGSFRCNDERLNQIWMTGAYTVHLNMQEYLWDGIKRDRLVWLGDLHPEVMTVSSVFGYNEVVPKSLDLARDITPLPGWMNGMCSYSLWWVIIHRDWYRYQGSLDYLKEQQTYLTGLLNLLFTKVDDSGQEKLDGGGRFLDWPSSPNKEGVDAGLQALMVMTFQAGSELCAVLGDKGLSVKCADMAAKMQKKVPFHNHLKQAASLQALAGMITAKQANEDVIAVGGAKNFSTFYGYYMLQAQAQAGEYQAAMNNISQYWGGMLDMGATSFWEDFDLDWTKNAARIDEIVPEGKKDIHADFGAYCYKNLRHSLCHGWASGPTAWLTEHVLGVQVAEPGCKVLRIEPNLGDLEWVEGTFPTPQGVVKISHKKEAGGKIKTDVKAPKGVKIIKVSK